Proteins from a single region of Geovibrio ferrireducens:
- the hfq gene encoding RNA chaperone Hfq, with product MSIYAQIEFVFMHNARNKNVPLMFIMRNKERFRGKIVDFDQYHFIIDDADIKILLSKRDIATVASAKTVVDIDFISKIYYHTHQGKHPRHTRPPMQDIFLNEVRKSKSPIISFLTNGVKIRGSLIGFDNYTILTSFEGRQQLLYKSAISTVFPLYQYGEIIKYDDER from the coding sequence ATGTCTATTTATGCCCAGATTGAATTTGTGTTCATGCACAATGCGAGGAATAAGAACGTTCCATTGATGTTCATTATGCGCAACAAGGAACGCTTCAGGGGAAAGATTGTGGATTTCGATCAGTATCACTTCATAATAGACGATGCTGATATAAAGATTCTGCTTTCTAAGAGGGATATTGCAACGGTTGCCTCCGCCAAGACGGTAGTGGATATTGACTTTATCAGCAAGATTTACTACCACACCCATCAGGGCAAGCACCCAAGACATACGCGCCCGCCTATGCAGGATATTTTCCTGAACGAAGTGCGTAAGTCAAAGTCTCCTATAATAAGCTTCCTCACCAACGGTGTTAAGATAAGAGGCTCCCTCATAGGGTTTGATAACTACACAATACTCACATCCTTTGAAGGCAGGCAGCAGCTTCTCTACAAGAGCGCTATCTCAACAGTGTTCCCCCTTTACCAGTACGGTGAGATAATAAAATACGATGACGAGAGATAA
- the dnaN gene encoding DNA polymerase III subunit beta produces MRFKVVRDDIFPFVQYANSYTSPKNLNTVLQNILIEAESDTVTLRSTNMQIGFSGSLKAAVEEIGSATVSGKKLMDILKELPEGAVVDFYHDGSKLNIKSGKSSFRLSTISPEMFPTMSEITPEYFIKVKSETLQTLLKRTAFCISNDSSKIEYTGAHFSVYGNRLEISSADFQRIATSKAGFEEEFSDEFTINIPKKTIMELMKILDINEFVDVETDKKQVLFKVGDIIIYSKLIEKYIKSITKLFEVEYPIKAKINTKAFVEVVRRVSAITSEITHGVVLSFNNGHLSVNSLETEYGQGHETMDDIIYNGEDMDIIFNARHMLEIVTNIHSEYFSLEMQGRRSPAVILPEDESYKYLVVPISIDKF; encoded by the coding sequence ATGAGGTTTAAAGTTGTCAGGGACGATATTTTCCCTTTCGTCCAGTATGCAAACAGCTACACCAGCCCGAAGAACCTGAATACGGTACTTCAGAATATTCTGATCGAAGCTGAAAGCGATACAGTAACCCTTCGTTCAACTAACATGCAGATCGGTTTTTCAGGCTCGCTCAAAGCAGCGGTAGAGGAGATAGGCTCCGCCACCGTCTCAGGCAAAAAACTGATGGATATTCTTAAGGAGCTTCCCGAAGGTGCCGTTGTCGATTTTTATCATGACGGTTCCAAGCTCAATATAAAATCGGGCAAGTCAAGCTTCCGTCTTTCCACCATAAGCCCTGAAATGTTCCCCACCATGTCCGAGATCACTCCGGAATATTTCATCAAGGTGAAGAGTGAGACTTTGCAGACCCTCCTCAAGAGGACGGCTTTCTGTATCTCAAACGATTCATCCAAGATAGAATACACGGGAGCACATTTCAGTGTTTACGGCAACAGGCTTGAGATTTCCTCCGCTGATTTCCAGAGGATAGCCACATCAAAGGCAGGCTTTGAAGAGGAATTTTCAGACGAGTTCACCATAAACATTCCCAAAAAGACGATTATGGAGCTCATGAAGATCCTTGACATAAACGAGTTTGTTGATGTCGAGACTGACAAGAAGCAGGTTCTTTTCAAGGTCGGGGACATAATCATCTACTCAAAGCTCATTGAAAAGTACATCAAAAGCATTACCAAACTCTTTGAGGTTGAATACCCGATTAAGGCTAAAATAAACACCAAAGCATTTGTTGAGGTTGTAAGAAGGGTATCCGCCATCACCAGCGAAATAACCCACGGTGTTGTTCTCTCCTTCAACAACGGCCACCTCTCGGTAAACAGCCTTGAAACCGAATACGGTCAGGGGCATGAGACTATGGATGACATAATCTACAACGGCGAGGACATGGACATCATCTTCAACGCCCGTCACATGCTTGAGATAGTTACTAACATACATTCCGAGTATTTCTCACTTGAAATGCAGGGAAGAAGAAGTCCGGCTGTTATCCTTCCTGAGGATGAGTCGTACAAATATCTGGTGGTTCCAATATCCATCGATAAGTTCTGA
- the recF gene encoding DNA replication/repair protein RecF (All proteins in this family for which functions are known are DNA-binding proteins that assist the filamentation of RecA onto DNA for the initiation of recombination or recombinational repair.) has product MLIESIRLQNFRCHADSKFTFDKATFIEGENGSGKTSIVEAVYLLLNLKSFKEPSPKSVTSFGKEFLRIEAGYSSAEESGSMIYFFDEARTLKKNGVCVLDIPDYLTSNPVFCYSPDTSTILAKDQKVRRNYIDRLCFYRERAHIFDLRYMNRLVAQKTAELQKQRPDKNYIETVNEKLIEVCDKISLRRKAAADMINARLRNMYADFGGGDEFFSLDYVTNVKDREIIGKEAASGKCLYGVHRDRFYSRNTGRIYDKFSSYGQKKTFELLVLAAILLDVEEMLKTDIITLLDDFEAGLDEKRSAAFFAIFSGERQVIMTGVKNRIFDDIRTIRL; this is encoded by the coding sequence ATGCTGATAGAGAGTATCCGTTTACAGAATTTCAGATGCCATGCCGACTCAAAATTCACTTTTGACAAGGCGACATTCATAGAGGGCGAAAACGGCTCCGGCAAAACAAGCATTGTCGAAGCCGTTTATCTTCTCCTCAACCTCAAAAGCTTCAAGGAACCTTCACCCAAAAGCGTAACCTCATTCGGTAAGGAATTTCTGCGCATCGAGGCCGGTTATTCCTCGGCTGAGGAATCAGGCAGCATGATCTATTTTTTTGATGAGGCAAGGACTCTGAAAAAAAACGGTGTCTGTGTTCTGGATATTCCCGATTATCTAACCTCAAATCCTGTCTTCTGCTATTCGCCCGATACAAGCACCATCCTTGCGAAGGACCAGAAGGTGAGGCGGAACTACATTGACCGCCTGTGCTTCTACCGCGAGAGGGCCCATATTTTCGACCTCAGGTATATGAACAGACTCGTTGCCCAGAAAACCGCTGAGCTCCAGAAGCAGAGACCGGATAAAAACTACATCGAAACCGTTAACGAAAAACTCATAGAAGTCTGTGATAAAATATCTCTGAGGCGTAAGGCCGCAGCGGACATGATAAACGCAAGGCTCAGGAACATGTATGCTGATTTCGGCGGCGGTGATGAATTTTTCAGCCTTGATTATGTCACTAACGTTAAGGACAGGGAAATCATCGGCAAAGAGGCTGCATCGGGGAAGTGTCTCTACGGTGTGCACAGGGACAGGTTTTACAGCAGGAACACAGGGCGGATTTATGACAAATTTTCATCCTACGGTCAGAAAAAAACATTTGAGCTTCTTGTTCTAGCGGCAATTTTATTAGATGTTGAAGAAATGCTCAAAACTGATATAATAACCCTTTTAGATGATTTCGAAGCAGGATTGGATGAAAAACGTTCGGCTGCCTTCTTTGCCATATTCTCAGGCGAAAGGCAGGTTATTATGACAGGGGTAAAAAACCGTATATTTGATGATATACGAACAATAAGGCTGTGA